One window of Papaver somniferum cultivar HN1 chromosome 9, ASM357369v1, whole genome shotgun sequence genomic DNA carries:
- the LOC113312718 gene encoding uncharacterized protein LOC113312718, whose protein sequence is MGVGMGLNLLLLLAMVATNILSLYHLSSSLNKPVKSSQQVPDHLIHQLNTIRATINHLTHLRSTTSDPDVTSKPPIPSDLLLYAHISPIASACHDHPELLHRYMNYTPFSLCPFDTALSESLILRGCHPLPRRRCFTPTPSKPISSSHKTNNPFPSSFPDTAVSWASYVNCKSFQCLVSKYDGFDMKVESSKFVNPKSDLDLPISQLLQIAKSSSSVIRLGLDVGAGTGTFAARMKLHNVTVLSTSMNLGAPYNEVIALRGIIPLHVPLQQRFPIFDGIVDLVRFSHAVNRWIPTTSMDFLFYDVDRVLRSGGYLWLDHFFSKRLDLEFTYSPMIKKLGYKIVKWATDSKNDSSGIKNDEVYLTALLQKPVLK, encoded by the coding sequence atggGTGTCGGAATGGGACTAAATCTGCTACTTTTACTAGCAATGGTAGCTACAAACATACTCTCACTCTACCATTTATCATCATCACTAAACAAACCTGTAAAATCATCACAACAAGTACCAGATCATCTTATTCATCAGCTCAATACTATTCGAGCTACCATAAATCACCTCACGCATCTTCGTTCAACAACCAGTGATCCTGATGTCACTTCTAAACCACCAATCCCATCAGATCTCTTACTCTATGCTCACATTTCACCTATTGCTTCAGCTTGTCATGATCATCCTGAACTTCTTCATCGTTATATGAATTACACACCATTCTCACTTTGCCCTTTTGATACCGCTCTCTCTGAATCTCTAATTCTTCGTGGTTGTCATCCTTTACCTCGTCGTCGTTGTTTTACACCAACACCGTCAAAGCCAATTTCTTCTTCGCATAAAACCAATAatccatttccttcttcttttcctgATACTGCTGTTTCTTGGGCTTCTTATGTTAATTGtaagagttttcagtgtcttgtTAGTAAATACGATGGGTTTGATATGAAGGTTGAATCTAGTAAATTTGTGAACCCTAAATCTGATTTAGATCTACCCATTTCACAATTATTACAGATTgctaaatcttcatcttctgtgaTTCGTTTGGGATTAGATGTTGGTGCTGGAACTGGTACATTCGCAGCTAGGATGAAATTACATAATGTTACAGTTTTATCTACTAGTATGaatttgggtgccccttataaTGAAGTCATTGCTCTTAGAGGTATTATTCCATTACATGTTCCATTGCAACAGAGATTTCCTATCTTTGATGGGATTGTTGATCTTGTTAGATTTAGTCATGCTGTTAATCGTTGGATTCCTACTACTTCAATGGACTTCTTGTTTTATGATGTTGATAGAGTGTTGAGAAGTGGTGGGTATCTCTGGTTGGATCATTTTTTCAGTAAAAGGTTGGATCTTGAATTCACTTACAGTCCTATGATTAAGAAGTTAGGTTATAAGATAGTGAAATGGGCTACTGATAGTAAAAATGATAGTAGTGGAATTAAGAATGATGAGGTTTATTTGACTGCTCTGCTACAAAAGCCTGTCTTGAAGTGA